One window from the genome of Agarivorans sp. Alg241-V36 encodes:
- a CDS encoding DUF4573 domain-containing protein, which translates to MKSTEQKKPASPRLSLLGKSLRIAMLSLSTALVIGCGGGIVEDAETLPEISDIAPQNLNADLASIGDEVAMVRRSLGLINLSGNPEEFAGKTERIARTGEGEKFVEYVFPGSLRTLELSMLYNYGVDAKPFRVEISKDGLNYQQVTYFMTEVGPGGPGYWVTEYHGNMVITDSGYDHLRIILPDFSYQDNEGNTYYDRPQLGEIKYAYDSDPTLKNDNVMGKPQYVAGGQGELVVPAEIGGATHNNFEHYITRGNDSAEARADTVQDEYSSSKLFEGAEEFRFVSFNVPELLIKESPYWQRTTEFEIADALKSISDMGGKVARTYVLSIENGNSDGPYHISFDDKGELQFNEELFTDIDKALDLANQHGVRLIIPFIDYWDWWGGIEQLANNRGLKKQDFFGSSLLKKDYKTIVSYVLNRVNTVSGVAYKDDPAIFAWETGNELYEVPDNWTTEMAAYIKSIDTKHLLIDGQYGMLSIKSAMDPNIDLLTNHYYNLDGSNGDNYAQRFARDWNKVKGTKPLFVGEVGIASIDTLSEVVEEVVDSGASGIMLWSLRQQSADGGYLDHAEAEPYRAYHWPGFADNSAYDEIDVIDLVWQNAYLIDGLTYPGVLPYLEQTPSMLPISSIEDIRWQGVTSAQYYNIERCDSNSQCEIVAEQVVTGSTDESNYVMKDGYPYQILFQDYDVELAQSYDYRVQACTAEQCTDFSEFESIYVDSLPTPPEIVEEDTFVNFDGVHSYDSDNLAIDSGSPEDFFGDETRIKRYGDFASHLAFNYETAIQSFELVSYFDADSVGTEFVFVAAESEGASEVVLSPSITVSDETSPNNYKKVTYSVDLTNLDAAQVGMFNDSNTNYSYLKVTFPEVGDGKPWAPQVGSLKTVRQGDSGEDEQPTDPVEPEEPTDPVDPEEPVELEVLLTDDFAAAPRADTEPYSYVDDWNFQLEGPNADRFFGDSSTVRRVGNATDWNDGDTYFISHASKISYEFVQYIDGFELVTYYNEGTESNLISFEGQTQDGSWESIAVNQTVSSESPVEGSYKKVTYSLSSINEDYRGIAFALPLYDGKQWDQVLGSFIVYAKEGSEIPVDPVEPEEPTDPVDPVDPVDPVDPVDPVDPVDPVDPVDPVDPVDPVDPVDPVDPVDPVDPVDPVDPVDPVDPVDPVDPVDPVDPVDPVDPVDPVDPVDPVDPVDPVDPVDPVDPVDPVDPVDPVDPVDPVDPVDPVVLLSDDFAIVPQSDAAPYSYVDDWNFQLEGPNADRFYGDSSTLRRVGNATDWGDGDTYFIAHASKLSYSFEQYIDSFELVSYYTDGTEANLITFEGQLDDGTWVALDVIQGISSDTPAEGNYKKVIYSVSDLVGDYKGLALTLPLYDGKQWDQVLGNLQVFAKAEP; encoded by the coding sequence ATGAAAAGCACCGAACAGAAAAAGCCCGCTTCGCCGCGTTTGAGCTTGCTAGGTAAAAGCTTACGCATCGCCATGCTATCCTTGTCGACCGCCTTGGTCATTGGTTGTGGTGGTGGCATTGTAGAAGATGCTGAGACACTCCCAGAAATAAGTGACATTGCGCCACAAAATCTCAACGCTGATCTTGCTAGTATTGGTGATGAAGTCGCCATGGTGAGACGTTCTTTGGGTTTAATTAACCTATCAGGGAACCCCGAAGAATTTGCTGGCAAGACCGAACGGATTGCACGTACAGGCGAAGGGGAAAAGTTTGTTGAGTATGTGTTTCCCGGTAGTTTGAGAACGCTTGAACTTAGCATGCTGTATAACTACGGTGTTGATGCTAAGCCGTTTCGTGTAGAGATATCTAAAGATGGATTGAACTACCAGCAAGTCACGTATTTCATGACTGAAGTTGGCCCCGGAGGTCCAGGTTATTGGGTTACTGAATACCATGGCAACATGGTGATTACTGATAGTGGTTATGACCACCTGAGAATTATCTTGCCTGATTTTTCCTATCAGGATAATGAGGGGAATACCTACTATGACCGTCCCCAGTTAGGTGAGATTAAGTATGCTTACGACAGTGACCCCACGCTCAAAAATGATAACGTTATGGGCAAACCTCAATATGTTGCTGGTGGCCAAGGAGAGCTTGTAGTCCCGGCGGAAATAGGTGGCGCAACCCATAATAATTTTGAGCATTACATCACTCGTGGTAATGATAGTGCTGAAGCGCGCGCTGACACAGTGCAGGATGAATATAGCAGTAGCAAGTTGTTTGAAGGCGCAGAAGAATTTCGTTTTGTCTCATTCAATGTACCAGAATTATTGATTAAAGAGTCTCCCTATTGGCAGCGCACAACAGAGTTTGAAATAGCAGATGCACTTAAGTCGATCTCTGATATGGGAGGCAAAGTAGCTAGAACCTATGTACTGTCGATTGAGAATGGCAATAGCGATGGTCCCTACCACATAAGTTTCGATGACAAGGGGGAGCTACAGTTTAATGAAGAGTTGTTCACCGACATTGATAAGGCTTTAGATTTAGCTAACCAGCACGGTGTTCGCCTAATTATTCCTTTTATCGACTATTGGGATTGGTGGGGAGGCATTGAACAGCTAGCTAATAATAGAGGGTTAAAGAAACAGGATTTCTTTGGTTCTAGCCTTCTCAAAAAAGACTACAAGACCATTGTGAGCTACGTACTAAACCGAGTAAATACGGTGTCGGGGGTTGCCTACAAAGATGATCCTGCAATATTTGCTTGGGAAACAGGTAACGAGTTATATGAAGTGCCCGATAATTGGACCACTGAAATGGCCGCTTACATTAAGTCTATTGATACTAAGCACCTGCTCATTGACGGCCAATACGGTATGCTCTCAATCAAGTCGGCGATGGATCCAAATATTGACTTGCTCACTAACCACTATTACAACCTTGATGGCTCTAATGGGGACAACTACGCGCAACGTTTCGCTCGTGATTGGAACAAAGTTAAGGGCACTAAGCCCTTGTTTGTCGGTGAAGTAGGGATTGCCAGCATCGACACTCTCAGCGAAGTGGTTGAAGAAGTTGTTGATAGCGGGGCAAGCGGTATTATGTTGTGGAGCCTACGTCAGCAGAGTGCAGACGGTGGTTATTTAGACCACGCTGAGGCTGAGCCATATCGCGCTTACCACTGGCCTGGCTTCGCAGATAACAGCGCTTATGACGAAATAGATGTGATCGATTTAGTATGGCAAAACGCTTATCTTATCGACGGATTGACTTACCCTGGTGTCTTGCCCTATCTCGAGCAAACGCCAAGCATGTTACCGATTAGCAGCATTGAAGACATTCGTTGGCAGGGTGTTACTAGTGCCCAGTACTACAATATTGAGCGCTGTGACTCGAACAGTCAGTGTGAGATTGTGGCCGAGCAAGTGGTGACCGGCTCAACCGATGAAAGCAACTATGTCATGAAGGATGGTTATCCTTACCAAATCTTGTTCCAAGATTACGACGTAGAGCTTGCTCAGAGCTACGACTATCGGGTACAAGCCTGTACCGCTGAACAGTGTACCGATTTCTCAGAATTTGAGTCAATTTATGTCGATAGCTTGCCCACTCCACCTGAAATAGTTGAAGAAGACACTTTTGTTAACTTTGATGGCGTTCATAGTTATGACAGCGATAACTTAGCGATTGATAGTGGTTCTCCAGAAGACTTCTTTGGTGATGAAACACGGATTAAACGTTACGGAGATTTTGCCTCTCACTTAGCCTTCAATTACGAGACCGCGATACAATCATTCGAGTTAGTCAGTTATTTTGACGCCGATTCAGTGGGTACTGAGTTCGTGTTTGTGGCTGCAGAGTCAGAAGGGGCTAGCGAAGTAGTTCTAAGCCCAAGTATCACAGTATCGGATGAGACGAGTCCGAACAACTACAAAAAAGTGACCTACAGCGTTGACCTTACCAACCTGGATGCAGCACAAGTCGGCATGTTTAACGATAGCAACACTAATTACTCTTATTTAAAAGTCACTTTCCCAGAAGTTGGCGACGGTAAGCCCTGGGCACCACAGGTAGGCAGTCTAAAAACCGTTCGCCAAGGGGATAGTGGTGAGGACGAGCAACCCACCGACCCAGTCGAACCAGAAGAACCCACTGATCCGGTAGACCCAGAAGAGCCAGTCGAGCTAGAGGTATTGCTGACTGATGATTTTGCAGCAGCCCCAAGGGCTGACACTGAACCCTATAGTTACGTTGATGACTGGAATTTTCAGCTAGAGGGTCCCAATGCCGATCGCTTCTTCGGCGACAGCAGCACCGTGCGTCGAGTGGGTAACGCTACCGATTGGAATGATGGTGATACTTACTTTATCTCCCATGCATCCAAAATCTCTTACGAGTTTGTCCAATACATTGATGGCTTTGAACTGGTCACATACTACAACGAGGGTACCGAGAGCAATCTGATAAGCTTTGAAGGGCAAACCCAAGATGGCAGCTGGGAGAGTATCGCAGTAAATCAAACTGTTTCTAGCGAAAGCCCTGTGGAAGGTAGCTACAAAAAGGTCACCTATAGCCTATCGAGTATTAACGAAGACTATAGGGGCATTGCCTTTGCTTTACCATTATATGACGGCAAACAATGGGATCAGGTGCTAGGCAGTTTCATTGTCTATGCTAAAGAAGGTTCTGAAATCCCAGTAGACCCGGTAGAACCAGAAGAACCAACTGACCCGGTAGACCCGGTAGACCCGGTAGACCCGGTGGATCCAGTGGACCCGGTGGACCCGGTGGACCCGGTAGATCCAGTAGACCCGGTGGACCCGGTGGACCCGGTGGACCCGGTTGATCCAGTAGACCCGGTGGACCCGGTTGATCCGGTGGACCCAGTTGATCCAGTAGACCCGGTGGACCCGGTGGACCCAGTTGATCCAGTAGACCCGGTTGATCCAGTAGACCCGGTGGACCCGGTAGACCCGGTAGACCCGGTAGACCCGGTAGACCCGGTAGATCCAGTAGACCCGGTGGACCCGGTTGATCCAGTAGACCCGGTGGACCCAGTGGACCCAGTGGACCCGGTTGATCCAGTAGACCCGGTGGACCCGGTTGTGCTTTTAAGTGACGATTTTGCGATCGTACCGCAATCTGACGCAGCACCCTACAGTTACGTTGATGATTGGAATTTTCAGCTAGAAGGCCCCAATGCGGATCGTTTTTACGGCGACAGCAGTACACTGCGTAGAGTAGGTAATGCCACAGACTGGGGAGACGGAGATACCTACTTTATTGCTCATGCTTCTAAGTTGTCCTATTCATTTGAACAGTATATTGATTCATTTGAGTTAGTCAGCTATTACACCGATGGCACCGAAGCTAACTTGATCACTTTCGAAGGTCAGCTCGATGACGGCACATGGGTAGCTCTAGATGTCATTCAAGGCATTTCTAGTGATACTCCGGCAGAAGGTAACTATAAGAAAGTGATATATAGTGTCTCTGACCTAGTAGGTGACTATAAGGGACTTGCTTTAACTCTACCTCTTTACGATGGTAAGCAATGGGACCAAGTGTTAGGTAACTTGCAAGTGTTTGCAAAAGCTGAGCCCTAG
- a CDS encoding carbohydrate porin has product MMKWKNTLSVAPLLVAGTLFPQDAQASFSPEFIGYVNLGYIYTDSDERNNGSGRVIEPVATEGGFGHFRTGNEFNWYEIGLRDQIYDDGVTQVEAGWLLGNNTEDWSTIATQALYVAATGMFDSMPEARLWAGRRVDIKNELYQMDLKLWYNHFYSIGIDDLPLGDYTLDVAWAFPDGIWSQPKQDGGDVKISPFLIDIRAKQVKLASFLPELTFGLNYIFSHQNDVSPADYEVADSGLLLSLVNTHYWSHGENQFLLQFGTDALASAMKDGWGAVAEPHYFGLEHKGTSISAFYQGVTWFNDKARLEWSLGFEDLKLDNQYGKQWGAIALQPHYAWTDVHSTLFQFGYDQAQAQAFDRTNGTFKATIAQQMQPEVGVWSRPIFRVAASYVEQSHQWTDVDWNYGNPIPPQALIGGKTDEIVFGFTMEAWW; this is encoded by the coding sequence ATGATGAAGTGGAAAAACACATTATCCGTTGCACCATTGTTAGTGGCTGGAACGCTGTTTCCCCAGGATGCGCAGGCGAGCTTTTCTCCTGAGTTCATCGGTTATGTAAACCTTGGTTACATTTACACCGATAGCGACGAGCGTAACAATGGTTCGGGTCGAGTGATTGAACCGGTTGCTACAGAAGGTGGATTTGGCCATTTTCGTACCGGTAATGAATTCAATTGGTATGAAATTGGACTGCGCGACCAAATTTATGATGATGGTGTAACCCAAGTCGAAGCAGGTTGGTTGTTAGGTAACAATACCGAAGATTGGAGCACGATTGCCACACAGGCACTGTATGTTGCTGCTACGGGTATGTTTGATTCGATGCCTGAGGCAAGGTTGTGGGCCGGTCGCCGAGTTGATATCAAAAATGAACTGTACCAGATGGATCTGAAACTTTGGTACAACCATTTTTACAGTATTGGCATCGACGACTTACCACTGGGAGATTACACCCTAGATGTGGCTTGGGCTTTCCCAGATGGTATTTGGTCTCAGCCTAAGCAAGATGGTGGCGATGTTAAGATCTCACCCTTCTTAATAGATATTCGTGCTAAGCAAGTAAAATTGGCAAGCTTTCTGCCAGAACTCACTTTTGGTCTTAATTACATTTTTTCTCATCAAAATGATGTCTCTCCTGCAGATTATGAGGTGGCGGATTCCGGCCTATTGCTAAGTCTTGTGAACACTCACTACTGGTCGCATGGTGAAAATCAGTTTCTGTTGCAATTTGGTACAGATGCACTCGCTTCCGCCATGAAGGATGGTTGGGGAGCGGTAGCTGAACCCCACTACTTTGGCCTTGAACACAAAGGAACGAGTATTTCAGCTTTTTATCAAGGGGTAACTTGGTTTAATGATAAGGCTCGTTTGGAATGGTCTTTAGGGTTTGAAGATCTCAAACTGGACAACCAATACGGCAAGCAGTGGGGAGCAATTGCCTTACAGCCACACTATGCCTGGACTGACGTTCACAGTACTTTATTTCAGTTTGGTTATGACCAAGCACAAGCGCAAGCTTTTGACCGTACCAATGGAACATTTAAGGCCACCATTGCTCAGCAAATGCAGCCTGAAGTGGGAGTGTGGTCACGGCCCATTTTTCGAGTGGCAGCAAGTTATGTAGAACAAAGCCATCAATGGACAGATGTTGATTGGAATTATGGTAATCCGATTCCTCCCCAAGCGCTTATCGGTGGAAAGACCGACGAGATTGTTTTTGGTTTCACCATGGAAGCATGGTGGTAA
- a CDS encoding CBM35 domain-containing protein — protein MKRNLLSLILVAGLSAPAIAAEPSSFQNFISASGPNLMDGTSVFRFAGIHMPEMHMIEDDARGGCPHGEGGMYYKLPTHEEQENWVKSQVRFGAKVQRIYVLSVARDNDEECGNRPVHILRPDTPDAMPQLNEQAMVVYDNLIALADKHGLRLILPFVDEWSWWGGRRELAKFYDEDEHAIYDLDSKTYAAYKDIIRQLTTRKNTITGRHYYDEKAIMIWETGNELEGTHKAFLNETSAWIKQHAPNQLVMDGNFKAIHDYALEDPNVDVISNHLYKFTGDPLPDVLKRDLAAVGGKKPYFVGEFGLTPVHEITGLMEAIVDTEIDGQNTAGAFVWASRGHRHEGGFYWHKEHTGVYSYHIPGFPVEGAANKEMEVIDSVRQAVASMNGQDAVPPLPVPEAPTLREIENPFKINWMGSPVGRYYDIQRATSEDGPWQLVGENISDGHNLWDPRTMDLFADTYNTLIPGMTYYYRVIAKNESGVSEPSNIQAVTFSQRNKEPYITFPSEQLKTRQYRATVLRSAVTDDGIPGLGVSTEWKQIGGPENGAKICHPKSLNTRVGFIKPGEYWFELSASDTADVAKKALKVEVRKSVNSPVSNFCDFATPVYDVSQAKVNIVTPSEHVSFTDEAGFHGPFAEQGDSLTWRVDAPWNGEFTVNVHFSGKWGAKVNSLVVNNKVYKVTFPETDASEHIKKVAVKLKKGRNKIKFAKLPKDYGFMFVKGISVTSEL, from the coding sequence ATGAAACGTAACTTACTATCTCTAATTCTGGTTGCTGGACTGAGTGCGCCAGCCATTGCCGCTGAGCCTTCTAGCTTCCAGAACTTTATTTCTGCCTCTGGTCCAAACCTGATGGATGGCACCTCGGTGTTCCGTTTTGCGGGGATTCATATGCCGGAAATGCACATGATTGAGGATGACGCTCGAGGTGGTTGCCCGCACGGCGAAGGCGGCATGTACTACAAATTGCCCACTCATGAAGAGCAAGAAAACTGGGTTAAGTCTCAGGTGCGTTTCGGCGCCAAGGTACAACGTATTTATGTCCTCTCTGTTGCTCGTGACAACGATGAAGAGTGTGGCAACCGTCCGGTACATATTCTTCGTCCTGATACGCCAGATGCGATGCCTCAGCTTAATGAACAAGCCATGGTGGTTTACGATAACCTGATTGCCCTTGCTGACAAGCACGGCTTGCGCCTGATCCTTCCCTTTGTGGATGAGTGGAGCTGGTGGGGCGGTCGCCGGGAACTGGCTAAGTTCTATGATGAAGATGAGCACGCCATCTATGATTTAGATTCTAAAACCTATGCGGCCTATAAAGACATTATTCGTCAGCTGACTACCCGTAAAAACACTATAACTGGCCGTCATTATTATGACGAAAAGGCCATCATGATATGGGAAACCGGTAATGAACTTGAAGGTACCCACAAAGCTTTTTTGAACGAAACTTCTGCTTGGATCAAACAGCATGCGCCTAACCAATTGGTGATGGATGGCAACTTTAAGGCGATTCATGACTATGCCTTGGAAGATCCAAACGTAGATGTGATCAGCAATCACTTATACAAGTTTACTGGCGATCCTTTACCCGATGTGCTGAAACGGGATTTAGCTGCCGTGGGTGGCAAAAAGCCTTACTTTGTTGGCGAGTTTGGTCTTACTCCTGTACATGAGATTACCGGCTTAATGGAGGCTATTGTCGACACCGAAATTGACGGCCAAAATACCGCTGGTGCCTTTGTTTGGGCCTCTCGTGGGCATCGTCACGAAGGCGGTTTTTACTGGCACAAAGAGCACACTGGTGTATATAGCTATCATATTCCAGGTTTTCCTGTAGAAGGTGCAGCGAACAAAGAAATGGAAGTCATTGACTCGGTACGCCAAGCTGTGGCTAGCATGAACGGTCAAGATGCAGTGCCGCCACTTCCAGTGCCCGAAGCTCCGACCTTACGAGAGATCGAGAACCCCTTTAAAATTAACTGGATGGGTTCACCGGTGGGGCGTTACTACGATATACAGCGCGCCACCTCTGAAGATGGACCTTGGCAGCTAGTAGGCGAGAATATTTCTGATGGTCATAACTTGTGGGATCCTAGAACAATGGACCTATTCGCCGATACCTATAACACTTTGATTCCTGGTATGACCTATTACTACAGGGTTATCGCTAAGAACGAGTCGGGTGTTTCTGAGCCTTCAAATATTCAAGCAGTGACTTTTTCACAGCGTAACAAAGAGCCCTACATCACTTTCCCAAGTGAGCAACTCAAGACGCGCCAATATCGTGCTACAGTGTTGCGCTCAGCAGTAACGGATGACGGCATTCCCGGCCTTGGAGTAAGCACTGAATGGAAGCAAATTGGTGGTCCTGAGAACGGTGCGAAAATCTGTCATCCTAAGTCGCTTAATACCAGAGTGGGCTTTATCAAGCCTGGTGAGTACTGGTTTGAACTAAGTGCTTCCGATACCGCCGATGTCGCTAAAAAGGCGCTCAAGGTAGAGGTACGGAAATCAGTCAACTCTCCAGTCAGTAATTTCTGCGATTTTGCGACGCCTGTATACGATGTGAGCCAGGCAAAAGTGAATATTGTTACCCCATCAGAGCATGTGTCTTTTACCGACGAAGCCGGTTTTCATGGTCCCTTTGCCGAGCAGGGAGATAGCCTGACGTGGCGTGTGGATGCGCCATGGAATGGCGAGTTTACGGTGAATGTACATTTCAGCGGTAAATGGGGCGCTAAAGTCAACTCCTTGGTGGTCAACAACAAAGTGTACAAGGTGACCTTTCCTGAAACCGATGCTTCAGAGCACATCAAAAAGGTTGCAGTGAAACTGAAGAAAGGGCGCAACAAAATTAAGTTTGCCAAGTTGCCCAAAGACTACGGCTTCATGTTTGTAAAAGGTATTTCAGTAACTAGTGAACTCTAG
- a CDS encoding glycosidase has translation MSQFQQRLAMLRAESQETHKIENQPVLPGNGIFSRYSHPVLTAAHAPLEWRYDLNPQSNPYLMERLGINAVLNPGAISLNGKFYLVARVEGNDRKSFFAVAESDNGIDGFHFWDKPCQIPETNDPDTNVYDMRLTKHQDGWIYGLFCTERKDPKAPAGDESAAIAQCGIVRTKDLKTWQRLADLKTRSAQQRNVVLHPEFVDGKYALYTRPQDSFIEAGKGGGIGMAFADSMENCQVELEHVIEPKTYHTIKESKNGQGPAPLKTNAGWLHIAHGVRNTAAGLRYVLYCFMTDLSDPLKVTHRPSGHFLAPEGAERVGDVSNVVFSNGMVATETGEVFIYYASSDTRCHVLKSSVDQLVDYVVNTPQDPLTSAACVQQRIALIDANKAFN, from the coding sequence ATGAGTCAGTTCCAACAACGATTGGCCATGTTACGAGCCGAAAGCCAGGAAACACATAAAATTGAAAATCAGCCAGTACTGCCCGGCAATGGCATTTTTAGTCGCTATAGTCATCCAGTATTAACAGCGGCGCATGCCCCTTTGGAGTGGCGTTATGATCTCAATCCACAAAGCAATCCTTATTTGATGGAGCGTCTAGGCATTAACGCCGTACTTAACCCCGGTGCAATTAGTTTAAACGGCAAGTTCTATCTTGTGGCTCGGGTAGAAGGGAATGATCGAAAGTCTTTCTTTGCCGTGGCAGAAAGCGACAATGGTATTGATGGTTTCCACTTTTGGGATAAGCCCTGCCAAATTCCAGAAACCAATGATCCTGACACAAATGTTTATGATATGCGCTTAACCAAGCACCAAGATGGCTGGATTTATGGTCTGTTCTGTACTGAACGAAAAGACCCTAAAGCTCCAGCTGGTGACGAGTCAGCAGCTATTGCGCAGTGTGGTATCGTTCGTACTAAAGATTTAAAAACTTGGCAGCGTCTTGCCGACCTAAAAACGCGCTCAGCACAACAGCGCAATGTAGTGCTGCACCCAGAATTTGTTGACGGAAAATATGCCTTATATACCCGCCCCCAAGATAGTTTTATTGAAGCTGGTAAAGGTGGAGGCATTGGGATGGCATTTGCCGACAGCATGGAAAACTGCCAAGTTGAGTTGGAGCATGTGATTGAACCAAAAACCTATCACACAATTAAAGAGTCCAAGAACGGCCAAGGCCCAGCTCCGCTTAAGACGAATGCCGGATGGCTGCATATTGCTCATGGCGTACGCAACACCGCAGCGGGTCTGCGTTATGTGCTCTACTGCTTTATGACTGACTTGAGCGATCCACTTAAAGTGACCCATCGTCCCAGTGGTCACTTTCTGGCTCCAGAAGGTGCTGAGCGGGTGGGGGATGTTTCAAACGTCGTCTTTAGCAATGGTATGGTGGCAACTGAAACAGGAGAGGTGTTTATTTATTACGCCTCTTCCGACACACGTTGTCACGTACTGAAAAGCTCAGTAGATCAACTGGTTGATTACGTTGTGAATACCCCGCAAGATCCACTTACATCTGCTGCTTGTGTGCAACAGCGAATTGCATTGATTGATGCCAATAAAGCATTTAATTAG
- a CDS encoding phosphomannomutase (capsular polysaccharide biosynthesis protein; catalyzes the formation of D-mannose 6-phosphate from alpha-D-mannose 1-phosphate): MKFTTRAFKSYDIRGRLPDELNEQLAYRIGRAFAVHLKAKTVALGYDIRLSSPALSKAIIKGLRDEGATVIDLGLVGTEEVYFATDHLQLDGGIMVTASHNPKDYNGMKLVRERAKPISGDSGLRDIEALVADPNFASCHATNSVGGYEQLDIGPSYSAHILSFVDQRKLKPLKIVVNAGNGAAGHMLDQLEAHLPFEFIKLNHQPDGNFPNGIPNPLLKQNRAQTAEAVITHGADFGVAWDGDVDRCFLFDEQGQFIEGYYLVGLLAQAFLIKHPGQKVIHDPRLTWNTIDLVEALGGQAIESKTGHAFIKEKMREQDAIYGGEMSAHHYFRDFAYCDSGMLPWLLVAELVSCSTALSTLVSERQTCYPVSGEINLNVNDGQQRVEQVLAHYAEQATAVSRLDGVSVAFEQWRFNLRCSNTEPLLRLNIETKQDPKLLEQKTNELLALLA; this comes from the coding sequence ATGAAGTTTACTACTCGCGCCTTTAAGTCATACGACATCCGTGGCCGTTTACCCGATGAGCTAAACGAACAGTTGGCCTACCGTATCGGCCGAGCCTTTGCCGTTCACCTGAAAGCTAAAACAGTAGCCCTTGGTTATGACATTCGTCTCAGTAGCCCTGCATTATCAAAGGCGATAATTAAAGGGCTACGTGACGAGGGTGCCACGGTTATTGATTTGGGTTTAGTGGGCACCGAAGAAGTTTATTTTGCCACCGACCACCTGCAGCTCGACGGCGGGATCATGGTTACTGCCAGCCATAACCCCAAGGACTACAACGGCATGAAGCTGGTTCGTGAGCGCGCTAAACCTATTAGTGGTGATAGCGGCTTGCGCGACATAGAGGCCTTGGTGGCCGATCCCAATTTTGCTAGTTGCCATGCAACTAACTCTGTTGGGGGCTACGAACAGCTGGACATTGGCCCGAGCTATAGCGCTCATATTCTTAGTTTTGTTGACCAGAGAAAACTTAAGCCACTTAAAATTGTGGTTAATGCGGGAAACGGTGCAGCGGGGCATATGCTGGACCAACTGGAAGCGCACCTGCCTTTTGAGTTCATCAAGCTCAACCATCAGCCCGATGGCAATTTTCCAAACGGTATTCCTAACCCTTTGCTCAAACAAAACCGTGCACAAACCGCCGAAGCGGTAATTACCCATGGTGCTGACTTTGGAGTGGCTTGGGATGGTGATGTAGATCGTTGTTTCTTATTTGATGAGCAGGGCCAGTTTATTGAGGGCTACTACTTGGTAGGCTTGCTTGCTCAAGCCTTCTTAATTAAACACCCTGGGCAGAAGGTTATTCATGATCCTCGACTAACCTGGAATACCATCGATTTAGTAGAAGCACTGGGCGGTCAAGCTATCGAAAGTAAAACTGGCCATGCTTTTATCAAAGAAAAAATGCGCGAGCAGGATGCCATTTATGGTGGAGAAATGAGTGCGCATCACTACTTCAGAGATTTCGCTTACTGTGATAGTGGCATGTTGCCTTGGTTGCTCGTCGCCGAATTGGTGAGCTGCAGTACAGCATTGTCTACCTTGGTAAGCGAGCGTCAAACCTGCTACCCAGTGTCGGGTGAAATCAATCTGAATGTAAATGATGGCCAACAACGGGTAGAACAAGTGCTTGCCCACTATGCCGAGCAAGCTACAGCTGTGAGTCGCCTAGATGGCGTGAGTGTGGCCTTTGAGCAATGGCGCTTCAATCTTCGCTGCTCTAATACCGAACCTTTACTACGGCTAAATATTGAGACCAAGCAAGATCCCAAATTGCTGGAGCAAAAGACCAATGAGCTACTAGCGCTACTTGCTTAG